The nucleotide sequence TATTTTACAATGTGTTCACATTAGGCCTACAAAGATGATTTAATGTGAAAGCTTACCTAAACAATTCATTTAATTTACATTTAATCATCAAAGACCTTTCTCTACATGGTTGCAAGTAGATCTAATATAGATTATAGACTGAAACATGTATGGTGAGTTTTAGGGGAATTTGCCTTGCtttctctaatgctgcgtacacacgatcggaaattccgccaagaaaaatttgagagctggttctcaaattttccaacaagaaaagttcttggaggaaattccaatcgtctgtatgcaattcggatgtgcaaaaatcctacgcatgtttggaatcaatttgacgcatgctcggaatcattgaacttcatttttatcggcacgttgtagtgttgtacgtcaccgcgttcttgacggtcggaatgttgtgtgaccgtgtgtatgcaacacatgtttgagccaagattctgtcggaaaaaaaatccacgtttttcttgtcggattttacgattgtgtgtacgctgcaATACTGTCAATATCAGGGTTGGGAACATTTCCTCTTCTTTTCTGTCTTGGTAAAATCTGGGCATTGGAACAGAAAGTTAGGGGAAATCTTTTTAAaaaagacacagacagcaataaaagcctaCTATAGGTTCCTAATGATACACATAACAAAACATGGCTGTAATTTCACTGTaatcactatttttgtatttttgtacaaTCCACTAACTGCCTGCGTaattggtacttttttttttaacagttaacACAGTTGAAGGTCAGGCAGCCTTCTCACCACTAACAAATCTGGGCGATCTCATTAAGAAGCTACTGAATGACTTCTCTGCATTGATAAAACAGTTGATAAACAATATACATCCAACTGCAACCCCAACAGTTACTGCAGCAACAAGTGCTTCAACTTTGTTTAGTAGCAAATCAAGCACTACTATGTCAGGTTCTACAAGTACTTTATTAAAGTCTACTACCAAAACAACATTGTTCAGCACATTAATAATCTCTACAAAAAGCAAAACTACTACTGTTGGAACAGGTTCCACTGTCCAGCCTCTATCAACCAATGCATCATCAACACAAAGTACTGGGACACATGGAAGCGCACCAGTTTCCAAAACCAGTCAAGGACTTGTTTCAACAAGTGGCTTACCAGATGAGTTCAATACAACTAATAAGCATTTATCTAATAATACCAACACACCTCTTGTTTCTGGATCATCTGCATCTACCACAGCATATCCTTTTGTTACAACCTCTAGTAAATATTCTGTGTCACCACTAGTCACCACAAAGTTCACCACTGGTAGTGTGTCACCATCAACCAATAATAGGGAGACATCTTCAGTATCAAAGTTTAGTGGTCAACCAGCGACCACCAATTATGTCGAGCAATCATTATTTACAACAACAAAAGTGACGTCTTCGAATACAGAGATTAGTAAATCAGCCACCACAAAATCTGTTATTCCCAGTACAGGACTATACAGTCAGACAGCCACAACCACCAAGCCCTCTTCCACTGTTGGTGTTAGTGGCCAAAGACAGTCAGCCACCACAGGTGCTTCATCTAATACCATACATTCTAACCAGTATACATCTACTTTACCAACTTCCACTATTGCAGTTAACAGTCAGAAATCATCAGCTATCACAATATCTGGAGCAAGCAACCAAACATCATCCACTAACTCCACAACAATTTCAACTAACAGTGTAATTAGTCACAGTCTACCAACCACTATATTAACTTCTCCTTTACCATCATCTACAGTTACAGTTGTTAGTAGGCAGCAAACAGCATCATCTTCCACTACAATTGTTGGCAGCCAGCAAACATACTTAACTACAACATCTCCTAGTGCAGAGACCAGTATCAAGGCTACAGCCACCAGGAGCCCCACAGTGTCTTCTACTACAGTTGTTAGTAGCCAGCAACCAACCATAACTCCAACACCTAACAGTACAGTAACCAGTACCCACGTTTCAGCCAACAGGAGCACCACATTATCTTCTAATACAGCTGTTAGTAGTCAGCAAGcaacctcaactacagctcctccCAGTACAGCAATTGGTACCCAAGCTACAGCCAGCAGGAGCACCACACTATCTTCTTCTACAGCTGTTAGTAGCCAGCATACAGCCTCAACTACAACACCTCTAAGTACAGCAACCAATACCCAAGCTACAGCTACCAGGAGCACCACATTATCTTCTACTACAGCTGTAAGTAACCAAACAGTCTCAACTACAACCCCTCCCAGTACAGTAACCGATATCCAAGCTACAGTCACCAGGAGCACCACATTATCTTCTACTACAGCTGCAAGTAACCAAACAGTCTCAACTACAACACCTCCCAGTACAGCAACCAATATCCAAGCTACAGCCACCAGGAGCACCACATTATTTTCTACTACAGCTGCAAGTAACCAAACAGTCTCAACTACAACACCTCCCAGTACAGCAACCAATATCCAAGCTACAGCCACCAGGAGCACCACATTATCTTCTACTACAGCTGCAAGTAACCAAACAGTCTCAACTACAAAACCTCCCATTACAGCAACCAATATCCAAGCTACAGCAACCAGGAGCACCATATTATCTTCTACTACAGCTGTTAGTAGCCAGCAAACAGCCTCAACTACAACAGCTCCAAGTACAGCGATCAGTACCCAAGCTACATCTACCAGGAACCCCATATTATCTTCTACTACTGCTATTAGTAGCCAGCAAACAACCTCAACTACAGCACCTCCCAATACAGCAACTGGTACCCAAGCTACAGCCACCAGAAGCACCACATTATTATCTACTACAGCTGTTGGTAGCCAGAAAACAGCCTCACCTACAACACCTTCCAGTACAGCAACCGATACCCAATCTACAGCCACCAGGAGCACCACATTATCTTCTACAACAGCTGTTAGTAGCCAGCAAACAGCCTCAACTACAACAGCTCCCACTACAGCAACCAGTACCCAAGCTACATCCACCAGGAACCCCACATTATCTACAGTTGTTAGTAGCCAGCAACCAACCATAACTCCAACACCTACCAGTACCCAAGTTACAACCAACAAGAGCACCACATTATCTTCTACTATAGCTGTTAGCAGCCAGCAAGCAACATCAACTACAGCATCTTCCAGTAAAGCAACTGGTACCCCATCTACAGCCACCAGGAGCACCACATTATCTTCTACTGCAGTTGTCACTAGCCAGCAAACAACCTCAACTACAACACCTCCCAGTACAGCAACCAATACCCAAGCTACAGCCACCAGGAGCAACACATCATCTTCAGTTACTGGCACCCCTAACCGAAATATATCAACATCCTTTACTACAGAAACAAGAAGCCAAACAACCAATATGAAAACTACTTGTAAGTAAAATAATGCAGTACATacaaatgtagggccagattcagaaacagttacgccggcgtatcagtagatacgccgtcgtaactctgaatctacgccgtcgtaaatttaagcgtattctggaaaccagatacgcttaaattaggctaagatacgagcgccgtaagtctcctacgccgtcgtatcttagggtgcatatttacgctggccgctaggtggcgcttccgttgagttcggcgtagaaaatgcaaatgacttgatacgccgattcacgaatgtacgcttgcccgtcgcagtaaagatacgccgtttccgtaagaggtacgccggtgtaaagataaagctgccccctaggtggtctagtcaatgttaagtatggccgtcgttcccgcgtcgaaatttgaaaaatttacgtcgtttgcgttagtcgtccgtgaatggggctggacgtaatttacgttcacgtcgaaaccaatatgtccttgcg is from Rana temporaria chromosome 9, aRanTem1.1, whole genome shotgun sequence and encodes:
- the LOC120913480 gene encoding mucin-5AC-like gives rise to the protein MNLLGLTKVWILGSLLLLTTVNTVEGQAAFSPLTNLGDLIKKLLNDFSALIKQLINNIHPTATPTVTAATSASTLFSSKSSTTMSGSTSTLLKSTTKTTLFSTLIISTKSKTTTVGTGSTVQPLSTNASSTQSTGTHGSAPVSKTSQGLVSTSGLPDEFNTTNKHLSNNTNTPLVSGSSASTTAYPFVTTSSKYSVSPLVTTKFTTGSVSPSTNNRETSSVSKFSGQPATTNYVEQSLFTTTKVTSSNTEISKSATTKSVIPSTGLYSQTATTTKPSSTVGVSGQRQSATTGASSNTIHSNQYTSTLPTSTIAVNSQKSSAITISGASNQTSSTNSTTISTNSVISHSLPTTILTSPLPSSTVTVVSRQQTASSSTTIVGSQQTYLTTTSPSAETSIKATATRSPTVSSTTVVSSQQPTITPTPNSTVTSTHVSANRSTTLSSNTAVSSQQATSTTAPPSTAIGTQATASRSTTLSSSTAVSSQHTASTTTPLSTATNTQATATRSTTLSSTTAVSNQTVSTTTPPSTVTDIQATVTRSTTLSSTTAASNQTVSTTTPPSTATNIQATATRSTTLFSTTAASNQTVSTTTPPSTATNIQATATRSTTLSSTTAASNQTVSTTKPPITATNIQATATRSTILSSTTAVSSQQTASTTTAPSTAISTQATSTRNPILSSTTAISSQQTTSTTAPPNTATGTQATATRSTTLLSTTAVGSQKTASPTTPSSTATDTQSTATRSTTLSSTTAVSSQQTASTTTAPTTATSTQATSTRNPTLSTVVSSQQPTITPTPTSTQVTTNKSTTLSSTIAVSSQQATSTTASSSKATGTPSTATRSTTLSSTAVVTSQQTTSTTTPPSTATNTQATATRSNTSSSVTGTPNRNISTSFTTETRSQTTNMKTTSSSSRTGNTSWLNLVISLVLGLYLHKLMNLGMLTSS